One segment of Anopheles stephensi strain Indian chromosome 3, UCI_ANSTEP_V1.0, whole genome shotgun sequence DNA contains the following:
- the LOC118514363 gene encoding uncharacterized protein LOC118514363 isoform X2: MGEVGANATETTAAPTAADSNNEPKENGEVNGTSATAPAAQEEDTTITVKQEKTVDEKSAAEEANGTVSEGDDAVEKKATEAGKEQPSPSSAAPKSDATNKSQEAKTEPREEEEEGEKHEQKKKKNNSDKATAVAPSTEEQSHKTDDSCAGGGGNGLGTSAEGKSDLASRPDGETKRCQDTDGKKVSRPAAPETEAMDLDDEDSDAVVAVEATNGTQNGKESVKVASKDSKAVTTVSKEEEEEVTEIPEDEPMEVDGENESVATNGHKEATTVREEAEEDAVERAEKLTRKKPAGKECEKEAPLENDEDDKPVSINSDSECEEDPQHRQEQGRESVTTTTATKAATPSNVILVDEGGLAKLGAVGGDGAPIGAKSTAGDSVPSNGVANVSTSNQNGDCDGDLTILSDKEDDCVVIEDDEGDSDESMPSAANTTRGSNAVPHQQQQARKSEGPISLVTGGATLNAATIAAMQQQLGQGSMDDEEDDDDDIEEIIDDPLSLNSARNLSMSSGRSSIGGYQSNATNFKNQGQKSLLMSNSAAGGGKDPTLVLIDTNAMINNGGSPRTSAVNLSAVGSPTVNSNAATLLAKASNAGILANANVNTGGQYNSRSLLNAPGIANPTSGGGGIVNHQGGAMLGKAGASALTPVTPLLPALTDDMFVLEAPSFIVPYIYEKPPEDNLRDIVDELEESIKEMRKKLVESGVVPPASDQPANEAGTSAAAQKQQQPDESGKKDAAPGSIYDKDADKNKYNKKRKRNNDDDDDWDELETSTDDEASDEEQKTKVLIKEAKADIEAIKEHIISPSDKDDLGGGGGSSAGGGANDPKKSENYFENPLGKFFMNIGINLVQEFVQTDLLRQQKRKRDREGKPSPSTQLAINSLMKNLEQSKENNKPYKFEMKRCEYCPFKSESALVMAHHYETPHMRNFIFKCNFCAYETRPPHDILYHMEAVHNIKGRMEKALSYHHCPNCPFEDNGKSKLARHAVACAKKFRPELNLNPPIDWEPPAKIPRIKPKHGLVGTATAYQAMTAQQQKNIALANQQRINQQQVVSSPVHLQQQQHLAHSQIQQQQLAGVGQQQHLGLAGANAAAATLNNVATLANLSPTAQAVAIRARAVGGTGSVAGTGGRAPAIIPSPTGITGAGGGGGGGVRAAAGGGVGGVGTMNANALAASAAAIRNTLAGAGMVIPNNLQLSASALAAAAAGGFSKYLPNASSMKATKTAQAPSISITPLPRQSASNNAANMSNIAGALSKLQAQGTSAVKPGQNPTGGKMAFVVCEICDGYIKDLDQLRNHMQWIHKVKIHPKMIYNRPPLNCQKCQYRFFTDQGLERHLLGSHGLVTSSMQEAANKGKDAGRCPVCGRVYQWKLLNHVSRDHNMTLKPAHLSYKCTVCTATFGMYKQFESHVYSAHSTVAKKSTDGSKSSNSSKGGGGGQQQSSSGMGGGSSSSGAGLRNPFGGGGGGDSLLKPLKINDEITIIPQPTSNSKMAKTIELESHVID, encoded by the exons ATGGGCGAGGTTGGTGCAAACGCCACGGAAACGACTGCAGCACCAACGGCGGCAGACAGTAACAACGAGCCAAAGGAAAATGGTGAAGTAAATGGAACGAGCGCGACCGCGCCAGCAGCCCAAGAGGAAGACACAACCATCACTGTTAAGCAGGAGAAAACGGTGGACGAAAaatcagcagcagaagaagcaaatGGAACAGTTAGCGAAGGGGATGACGCCGTAGAAAAGAAGGCAACCGAGGCCGGCAAGGAACAACCGTCACCATCATCCGCAGCGCCAAAAAGTGATGCAACAAACAAGTCCCAGGAAGCGAAAACTGAACCGagggaggaggaagaggaggggGAGAAGCacgagcagaagaaaaagaagaacaataGTGATAAAGCGACAGCAGTAGCGCCATCTACCGAGGAACAGTCGCACAAAACCGATGACAgttgtgctggtggtggtggcaacgGTCTCGGTACGTCGGCGGAAGGAAAATCTGATCTAGCTAGCCGCCCAGACGGCGAAACGAAGCGTTGCCAGGATACGGATGGCAAAAAAGTGTCCCGACCTGCCGCACCTGAAACAGAAGCAATGGATTTGGACGACGAGGATAGTGACGCCGTGGTGGCAGTGGAAGCtacaaacggcacacaaaacgGTAAGGAGAGCGTGAAAGTGGCAAGCAAAGATTCCAAAGCAGTGACCACCGTTTccaaggaggaggaggaagaggttACGGAAATCCCCGAAGACGAACCAATGGAGGTGGATGGTGAGAACGAATCGGTCGCAACCAACGGTCACAAGGAAGCGACCACCGTCCGggaggaagcagaagaagatgcGGTCGAGCGGGCGGAAAAACTGACCCGGAAGAAACCGGCCGGAAAGGAGTGTGAGAAGGAAGCTCCGCTGGAGAACGATGAAGACGACAAACCTGTCAGTATTAACTCCGACTCCGAATGTGAGGAAGATCCACAGCACAGGCAAGAACAAGGCCGGGAATcggtcaccaccaccaccgcaacGAAAGCGGCAACGCCATCCAACGTGATCCTGGTGGATGAGGGTGGACTGGCGAAACTCGGTGCTGTTGGAGGTGATGGTGCGCCGATCGGGGCGAAGAGTACCGCGGGCGACAGTGTACCTAGCAACGGTGTTGCGAACGTTTCGACCAGCAACCAGAACGGTGACTGTGATGGGGATTTAACGATCCTGAGCGACAAGGAAGACGATTGCGTGGTGATTGAGGATGACGAGGGCGATTCGGACGAGTCCATGCCGTCCGCTGCAAACACCACCCGCGGAAGCAATGCTGTgccgcatcagcagcagcaggcacgaAAGTCCGAGGGTCCAATATCACTCGTGACGGGCGGTGCAACACTGAATGCTGCTACAATCGCCGCCATGCAACAGCAGCTCGGTCAGGGATCCATGGACGATGAggaggacgatgatgacgatattGAGGAAATCATTGACGATCCTCTATCGTTAAATTCGGCCAGAAATCTATCGATGAGCTCAGGACGCTCCTCGATCGGTGGCTACCAGAGCAATGCTACCAACTTCAAGAACCAGGGTCAAAAGTCTCTCCTCATGAGCAACAGCGCTGCCGGTGGTGGCAAAGACCCGACACTCGTGTTAATCGATACCAACGCAATGATAAACAATGGCGGTTCTCCGCGTACCTCGGCGGTGAATCTTAGCGCGGTAGGATCACCCACCGTAAACAGCAATGCGGCGACTCTGCTCGCCAAGGCCAGCAATGCCGGTATCCTGGCGAACGCGAACGTCAACACCGGCGGGCAATACAATTCGCGCAGCCTGCTCAATGCACCCGGCATCGCCAACCCAACGTCCGGCGGAGGAGGCATCGTTAACCATCAGGGCGGCGCTATGCTGGGGAAAGCGGGCGCATCGGCATTGACGCCCGTGACACCGCTGCTGCCCGCGCTTACGGACGATATGTTTGTGCTGGAGGCACCATCGTTCATCGTGCCGTACATCTACGAGAAACCGCCGGAAGACAATCTGCGCGACATCGTGGACGAGCTGGAGGAAAGCATTAAGGAAATGCGCAAAAAGCTGGTCGAGTCGGGTGTGGTTCCACCTGCGTCCGACCAGCCGGCTAACGAGGCGGGCACGTCCGCGGCAGCgcagaagcaacagcagccggaCGAGAGCGGTAAGAAGGATGCTGCGCCCGGCTCCATTTACGACAAGGACGCGGACAAAAACAAGTACAACAAAAAGCGGAAACGAAAcaatgacgacgatgacgactgGGACGAGCTGGAAACGTCCACCGACGACGAAGCGTCGGACGAGGAGCAAAAGACGAAGGTGCTGATCAAGGAGGCGAAGGCCGACATCGAGGCGATCAAGGAGCACATCATCTCGCCGTCCGACAAGGACGACctcggcggcggtggcggcagcaGCGCGGGCGGCGGTGCGAACGATCCGAAAAAGTCGGAAAACTATTTCGAAAATCCGCTCGGCAAGTTCTTCATGAACATCGGCATCAACCTGGTGCAGGAGTTCGTGCAGACCGATCTGTTGCGCCAGCAGAAGCGTAAGCGCGACCGGGAGGGCAAACCGTCGCCGAGCACGCAGCTGGCCATCAACTCGCTGATGAAGAATCTCGAGCAGagcaaggaaaacaacaaaccgtaCAAGTTCGAGATGAAGCGGTGCGAGTACTGCCCGTTCAAGTCGGAATCGGCGCTGGTGATGGCGCACCACTACGAAACACCGCACATGCGCAACTTCATCTTCAAGTGCAACTTCTGCGCGTACGAAACGCGACCCCCGCACGACATACTGTACCACATGGAGGCGGTCCACAACATTAAGGGCCGGATGGAGAAGGCACTGTCGTACCACCACTGTCCGAACTGTCCGTTTGAGGATAATGGGAAGTCGAAGCTGGCCCGGCATGCGGTCGCCTGCGCGAAGAAGTTCCGGCCCGAGCTGAACCTTAACCCGCCCATCGACTGGGAACCGCCCGCAAAGATACCGCGCATCAAACCGAAACACGGACTGGTCGGCACGGCAACGGCTTATCAG GCCATGACAGcccagcagcagaaaaacaTTGCCCTTGCCAATCAGCAGCGCatcaatcagcagcaggtcgTCTCATCGCCGGTCCacctccagcagcaacagcacctgGCACACAGCCagatacagcagcagcagcttgccGGCgtcggccagcagcagcatctcgGACTGGCCGGAGCGAATGCGGCCGCCGCCACGCTGAACAACGTTGCCACGCTAGCAAACCTTTCCCCAACGGCGCAGGCCGTCGCCATACGGGcccgggcggtcggtgggacCGGGTCCGTTGCTGGGACCGGTGGCCGCGCACCGGCCATCATTCCCTCGCCGACGGGTATTACCGGGGcgggcggcggcggcggcggcggtgtaCGAGCGGCGGCCGGTGGTGGCGTCGGCGGTGTCGGTACTATGAACGCGAACGCGCTTGCCGCGTCGGCCGCCGCCATCCGGAACACGCTCGCCGGTGCAGGAATGGTAATACCCAATAACCTTCAGCTTTCGGCATCGGCTttggccgctgctgctgcgggaGGATTTAGTAAATATCTGCCG AATGCGTCCAGCATGAAAGCGACAAAGACGGCACAGGCACCGAGCATCTCGATAACGCCCCTGCCACGTCAGTCGGCCTCGAACAACGCTGCCAACATGTCCAACATTGCCGGTGCCCTGTCGAAGCTGCAGGCGCAGGGTACGTCCGCGGTGAAGCCCGGCCAAAATCCGACCGGTGGCAAGATGGCGTTCGTGGTGTGCGAGATCTGCGACGGGTACATCAAGGATTTGGACCAGCTGCGCAACCACATGCAGTGGATACACAAAGTTAAG ATCCATCCCAAGATGATCTACAACCGGCCGCCACTCAATTGCCAAAAGTGTCAGTACCGGTTCTTCACCGATCAGGGCCTCGAAAGGCATTTGCTAGGCTCGCACGGCTTGGTGACTAGCTCGATGCAGGAGGCCGCCAACAAGGGCAAGGACGCTGGTCGCTGTCCAGTGTGTGGCAGG GTGTACCAGTGGAAGCTGCTAAATCACGTGTCCCGCGACCACAACATGACGCTGAAACCTGCCCATCTTTCGTACAAGTGTACCGTCTGTACCGCCACGTTCGGCATGTACAAGCAGTTCGAAAGCCACGTCTACTCCGCGCACAGTACGGTGGCGAAGAAGTCGACCGACGGCAgcaaaagcagcaacagcagcaagggcggcggcggcggccagCAGCAGAGCTCATCGGGCATGGGTGGCGGATCGTCCTCTTCCGGTGCCGGGTTGAGGAATCCgttcggtggtggcggtggtggtgattcgCTGCTGAAACCGCTGAAGATTAACGACGAAATAACGATCATCCCGCAGCCGACATCGAACAGCAAGATGGCGAAAACGATCGAGCTGGAAAGTCATGTCATAG ATTAA
- the LOC118514363 gene encoding uncharacterized protein LOC118514363 isoform X3 has product MGEVGANATETTAAPTAADSNNEPKENGEVNGTSATAPAAQEEDTTITVKQEKTVDEKSAAEEANGTVSEGDDAVEKKATEAGKEQPSPSSAAPKSDATNKSQEAKTEPREEEEEGEKHEQKKKKNNSDKATAVAPSTEEQSHKTDDSCAGGGGNGLGTSAEGKSDLASRPDGETKRCQDTDGKKVSRPAAPETEAMDLDDEDSDAVVAVEATNGTQNGKESVKVASKDSKAVTTVSKEEEEEVTEIPEDEPMEVDGENESVATNGHKEATTVREEAEEDAVERAEKLTRKKPAGKECEKEAPLENDEDDKPVSINSDSECEEDPQHRQEQGRESVTTTTATKAATPSNVILVDEGGLAKLGAVGGDGAPIGAKSTAGDSVPSNGVANVSTSNQNGDCDGDLTILSDKEDDCVVIEDDEGDSDESMPSAANTTRGSNAVPHQQQQARKSEGPISLVTGGATLNAATIAAMQQQLGQGSMDDEEDDDDDIEEIIDDPLSLNSARNLSMSSGRSSIGGYQSNATNFKNQGQKSLLMSNSAAGGGKDPTLVLIDTNAMINNGGSPRTSAVNLSAVGSPTVNSNAATLLAKASNAGILANANVNTGGQYNSRSLLNAPGIANPTSGGGGIVNHQGGAMLGKAGASALTPVTPLLPALTDDMFVLEAPSFIVPYIYEKPPEDNLRDIVDELEESIKEMRKKLVESGVVPPASDQPANEAGTSAAAQKQQQPDESGKKDAAPGSIYDKDADKNKYNKKRKRNNDDDDDWDELETSTDDEASDEEQKTKVLIKEAKADIEAIKEHIISPSDKDDLGGGGGSSAGGGANDPKKSENYFENPLGKFFMNIGINLVQEFVQTDLLRQQKRKRDREGKPSPSTQLAINSLMKNLEQSKENNKPYKFEMKRCEYCPFKSESALVMAHHYETPHMRNFIFKCNFCAYETRPPHDILYHMEAVHNIKGRMEKALSYHHCPNCPFEDNGKSKLARHAVACAKKFRPELNLNPPIDWEPPAKIPRIKPKHGLVGTATAYQAMTAQQQKNIALANQQRINQQQVVSSPVHLQQQQHLAHSQIQQQQLAGVGQQQHLGLAGANAAAATLNNVATLANLSPTAQAVAIRARAVGGTGSVAGTGGRAPAIIPSPTGITGAGGGGGGGVRAAAGGGVGGVGTMNANALAASAAAIRNTLAGAGMKSINAGRSLLTNSNASITIQNASSMKATKTAQAPSISITPLPRQSASNNAANMSNIAGALSKLQAQGTSAVKPGQNPTGGKMAFVVCEICDGYIKDLDQLRNHMQWIHKVKIHPKMIYNRPPLNCQKCQYRFFTDQGLERHLLGSHGLVTSSMQEAANKGKDAGRCPVCGRVYQWKLLNHVSRDHNMTLKPAHLSYKCTVCTATFGMYKQFESHVYSAHSTVAKKSTDGSKSSNSSKGGGGGQQQSSSGMGGGSSSSGAGLRNPFGGGGGGDSLLKPLKINDEITIIPQPTSNSKMAKTIELESHVID; this is encoded by the exons ATGGGCGAGGTTGGTGCAAACGCCACGGAAACGACTGCAGCACCAACGGCGGCAGACAGTAACAACGAGCCAAAGGAAAATGGTGAAGTAAATGGAACGAGCGCGACCGCGCCAGCAGCCCAAGAGGAAGACACAACCATCACTGTTAAGCAGGAGAAAACGGTGGACGAAAaatcagcagcagaagaagcaaatGGAACAGTTAGCGAAGGGGATGACGCCGTAGAAAAGAAGGCAACCGAGGCCGGCAAGGAACAACCGTCACCATCATCCGCAGCGCCAAAAAGTGATGCAACAAACAAGTCCCAGGAAGCGAAAACTGAACCGagggaggaggaagaggaggggGAGAAGCacgagcagaagaaaaagaagaacaataGTGATAAAGCGACAGCAGTAGCGCCATCTACCGAGGAACAGTCGCACAAAACCGATGACAgttgtgctggtggtggtggcaacgGTCTCGGTACGTCGGCGGAAGGAAAATCTGATCTAGCTAGCCGCCCAGACGGCGAAACGAAGCGTTGCCAGGATACGGATGGCAAAAAAGTGTCCCGACCTGCCGCACCTGAAACAGAAGCAATGGATTTGGACGACGAGGATAGTGACGCCGTGGTGGCAGTGGAAGCtacaaacggcacacaaaacgGTAAGGAGAGCGTGAAAGTGGCAAGCAAAGATTCCAAAGCAGTGACCACCGTTTccaaggaggaggaggaagaggttACGGAAATCCCCGAAGACGAACCAATGGAGGTGGATGGTGAGAACGAATCGGTCGCAACCAACGGTCACAAGGAAGCGACCACCGTCCGggaggaagcagaagaagatgcGGTCGAGCGGGCGGAAAAACTGACCCGGAAGAAACCGGCCGGAAAGGAGTGTGAGAAGGAAGCTCCGCTGGAGAACGATGAAGACGACAAACCTGTCAGTATTAACTCCGACTCCGAATGTGAGGAAGATCCACAGCACAGGCAAGAACAAGGCCGGGAATcggtcaccaccaccaccgcaacGAAAGCGGCAACGCCATCCAACGTGATCCTGGTGGATGAGGGTGGACTGGCGAAACTCGGTGCTGTTGGAGGTGATGGTGCGCCGATCGGGGCGAAGAGTACCGCGGGCGACAGTGTACCTAGCAACGGTGTTGCGAACGTTTCGACCAGCAACCAGAACGGTGACTGTGATGGGGATTTAACGATCCTGAGCGACAAGGAAGACGATTGCGTGGTGATTGAGGATGACGAGGGCGATTCGGACGAGTCCATGCCGTCCGCTGCAAACACCACCCGCGGAAGCAATGCTGTgccgcatcagcagcagcaggcacgaAAGTCCGAGGGTCCAATATCACTCGTGACGGGCGGTGCAACACTGAATGCTGCTACAATCGCCGCCATGCAACAGCAGCTCGGTCAGGGATCCATGGACGATGAggaggacgatgatgacgatattGAGGAAATCATTGACGATCCTCTATCGTTAAATTCGGCCAGAAATCTATCGATGAGCTCAGGACGCTCCTCGATCGGTGGCTACCAGAGCAATGCTACCAACTTCAAGAACCAGGGTCAAAAGTCTCTCCTCATGAGCAACAGCGCTGCCGGTGGTGGCAAAGACCCGACACTCGTGTTAATCGATACCAACGCAATGATAAACAATGGCGGTTCTCCGCGTACCTCGGCGGTGAATCTTAGCGCGGTAGGATCACCCACCGTAAACAGCAATGCGGCGACTCTGCTCGCCAAGGCCAGCAATGCCGGTATCCTGGCGAACGCGAACGTCAACACCGGCGGGCAATACAATTCGCGCAGCCTGCTCAATGCACCCGGCATCGCCAACCCAACGTCCGGCGGAGGAGGCATCGTTAACCATCAGGGCGGCGCTATGCTGGGGAAAGCGGGCGCATCGGCATTGACGCCCGTGACACCGCTGCTGCCCGCGCTTACGGACGATATGTTTGTGCTGGAGGCACCATCGTTCATCGTGCCGTACATCTACGAGAAACCGCCGGAAGACAATCTGCGCGACATCGTGGACGAGCTGGAGGAAAGCATTAAGGAAATGCGCAAAAAGCTGGTCGAGTCGGGTGTGGTTCCACCTGCGTCCGACCAGCCGGCTAACGAGGCGGGCACGTCCGCGGCAGCgcagaagcaacagcagccggaCGAGAGCGGTAAGAAGGATGCTGCGCCCGGCTCCATTTACGACAAGGACGCGGACAAAAACAAGTACAACAAAAAGCGGAAACGAAAcaatgacgacgatgacgactgGGACGAGCTGGAAACGTCCACCGACGACGAAGCGTCGGACGAGGAGCAAAAGACGAAGGTGCTGATCAAGGAGGCGAAGGCCGACATCGAGGCGATCAAGGAGCACATCATCTCGCCGTCCGACAAGGACGACctcggcggcggtggcggcagcaGCGCGGGCGGCGGTGCGAACGATCCGAAAAAGTCGGAAAACTATTTCGAAAATCCGCTCGGCAAGTTCTTCATGAACATCGGCATCAACCTGGTGCAGGAGTTCGTGCAGACCGATCTGTTGCGCCAGCAGAAGCGTAAGCGCGACCGGGAGGGCAAACCGTCGCCGAGCACGCAGCTGGCCATCAACTCGCTGATGAAGAATCTCGAGCAGagcaaggaaaacaacaaaccgtaCAAGTTCGAGATGAAGCGGTGCGAGTACTGCCCGTTCAAGTCGGAATCGGCGCTGGTGATGGCGCACCACTACGAAACACCGCACATGCGCAACTTCATCTTCAAGTGCAACTTCTGCGCGTACGAAACGCGACCCCCGCACGACATACTGTACCACATGGAGGCGGTCCACAACATTAAGGGCCGGATGGAGAAGGCACTGTCGTACCACCACTGTCCGAACTGTCCGTTTGAGGATAATGGGAAGTCGAAGCTGGCCCGGCATGCGGTCGCCTGCGCGAAGAAGTTCCGGCCCGAGCTGAACCTTAACCCGCCCATCGACTGGGAACCGCCCGCAAAGATACCGCGCATCAAACCGAAACACGGACTGGTCGGCACGGCAACGGCTTATCAG GCCATGACAGcccagcagcagaaaaacaTTGCCCTTGCCAATCAGCAGCGCatcaatcagcagcaggtcgTCTCATCGCCGGTCCacctccagcagcaacagcacctgGCACACAGCCagatacagcagcagcagcttgccGGCgtcggccagcagcagcatctcgGACTGGCCGGAGCGAATGCGGCCGCCGCCACGCTGAACAACGTTGCCACGCTAGCAAACCTTTCCCCAACGGCGCAGGCCGTCGCCATACGGGcccgggcggtcggtgggacCGGGTCCGTTGCTGGGACCGGTGGCCGCGCACCGGCCATCATTCCCTCGCCGACGGGTATTACCGGGGcgggcggcggcggcggcggcggtgtaCGAGCGGCGGCCGGTGGTGGCGTCGGCGGTGTCGGTACTATGAACGCGAACGCGCTTGCCGCGTCGGCCGCCGCCATCCGGAACACGCTCGCCGGTGCAGGAATG AAATCAATCAACGCCGGACGATCTCTTCTAACCAATTCCAATGCCTCCATCACAATTCAG AATGCGTCCAGCATGAAAGCGACAAAGACGGCACAGGCACCGAGCATCTCGATAACGCCCCTGCCACGTCAGTCGGCCTCGAACAACGCTGCCAACATGTCCAACATTGCCGGTGCCCTGTCGAAGCTGCAGGCGCAGGGTACGTCCGCGGTGAAGCCCGGCCAAAATCCGACCGGTGGCAAGATGGCGTTCGTGGTGTGCGAGATCTGCGACGGGTACATCAAGGATTTGGACCAGCTGCGCAACCACATGCAGTGGATACACAAAGTTAAG ATCCATCCCAAGATGATCTACAACCGGCCGCCACTCAATTGCCAAAAGTGTCAGTACCGGTTCTTCACCGATCAGGGCCTCGAAAGGCATTTGCTAGGCTCGCACGGCTTGGTGACTAGCTCGATGCAGGAGGCCGCCAACAAGGGCAAGGACGCTGGTCGCTGTCCAGTGTGTGGCAGG GTGTACCAGTGGAAGCTGCTAAATCACGTGTCCCGCGACCACAACATGACGCTGAAACCTGCCCATCTTTCGTACAAGTGTACCGTCTGTACCGCCACGTTCGGCATGTACAAGCAGTTCGAAAGCCACGTCTACTCCGCGCACAGTACGGTGGCGAAGAAGTCGACCGACGGCAgcaaaagcagcaacagcagcaagggcggcggcggcggccagCAGCAGAGCTCATCGGGCATGGGTGGCGGATCGTCCTCTTCCGGTGCCGGGTTGAGGAATCCgttcggtggtggcggtggtggtgattcgCTGCTGAAACCGCTGAAGATTAACGACGAAATAACGATCATCCCGCAGCCGACATCGAACAGCAAGATGGCGAAAACGATCGAGCTGGAAAGTCATGTCATAG ATTAA